One Pullulanibacillus sp. KACC 23026 DNA segment encodes these proteins:
- the holB gene encoding DNA polymerase III subunit delta' — MSTHLKESGHCKFLWKWLRRDFIKESEAIMDWHSLMQRQATVGRILIKGLRNETLSHAYLFIGQKGTGKLQAARLLAKSFFCPHREGENPCDICPDCRRVDSGNHPDLVLVQPDGKSIKKEQVTGLIKEFSYKGMESSKKFFIIESAESMTTQAANSLLKFIEEPQNETIAVLITESQHQLLDTIVSRCQTLTFSPLLSKDLEDQLREKGYGFTISRVSSVITQNIDEAELLCQQDWFAKACSIVINLMKEAHSRPDQAFIYLYDQVIPLFQEQDQAPLALGLILLWLRDCMNAHLGHDEQIVFKDQEEIIKDQALRSSLTNLAEQMTFVMSATKRLGSNVQFTSVLEQLLYRLQGGL; from the coding sequence TTGTCAACTCACCTTAAGGAAAGCGGGCATTGTAAATTCCTCTGGAAATGGCTCAGGAGAGATTTTATAAAGGAAAGTGAAGCGATCATGGACTGGCATTCATTAATGCAACGCCAAGCAACGGTAGGACGTATTTTAATAAAAGGGCTTCGAAATGAGACCCTATCGCATGCTTATCTTTTTATAGGACAAAAAGGGACAGGCAAGCTTCAGGCTGCCCGATTACTCGCCAAAAGCTTTTTTTGCCCGCATCGAGAGGGGGAAAACCCGTGTGACATCTGTCCAGATTGCAGGCGGGTGGATTCAGGAAATCACCCTGACCTTGTCCTTGTCCAACCAGACGGAAAATCAATAAAAAAGGAACAGGTGACTGGCCTCATAAAAGAATTTTCATATAAAGGCATGGAATCCTCTAAAAAATTCTTTATAATCGAAAGTGCTGAATCCATGACAACCCAAGCTGCTAATAGTTTATTAAAGTTTATTGAAGAGCCGCAAAATGAGACGATAGCTGTCTTAATCACCGAAAGCCAGCATCAACTGTTGGATACCATTGTGTCACGCTGCCAAACGTTAACCTTCTCACCTTTATTGTCAAAGGATCTTGAAGACCAACTTCGAGAAAAGGGGTATGGATTCACCATTTCCAGAGTATCAAGTGTCATAACACAGAATATTGATGAAGCAGAATTGCTTTGCCAGCAAGATTGGTTTGCGAAAGCCTGTTCGATCGTGATAAACTTAATGAAAGAGGCTCACTCACGCCCCGATCAGGCGTTCATTTATCTTTATGATCAGGTCATTCCCCTTTTTCAGGAGCAGGATCAGGCCCCATTGGCTTTAGGTCTCATTCTTTTGTGGCTAAGAGATTGTATGAATGCGCACTTAGGCCATGATGAACAGATTGTATTTAAAGACCAAGAGGAAATCATAAAAGATCAAGCGTTAAGGAGTTCTCTTACTAATCTAGCAGAGCAAATGACTTTTGTAATGTCTGCCACGAAACGCTTGGGCTCGAATGTTCAATTTACAAGTGTTCTGGAGCAGCTTCTGTATAGACTTCAGGGAGGGTTGTAG
- a CDS encoding cyclic-di-AMP receptor, producing MKLIMAVVQDKDSNRLSSALVKANFKATKLASTGGFLRSGNTTFLIGTETPRVNQLLNVIRENCESREQMVAPISPLGGNADAYVPHPVEVEVGGATVFVLAVEDFKQF from the coding sequence TTGAAACTGATTATGGCGGTGGTTCAAGACAAGGATAGTAATCGGTTGTCCAGTGCACTAGTAAAGGCTAACTTTAAGGCGACAAAATTAGCAAGTACAGGTGGATTTTTACGCTCTGGTAACACAACCTTTCTTATTGGGACAGAAACCCCTAGAGTGAATCAGTTGCTGAATGTAATCAGGGAAAATTGTGAAAGCCGGGAGCAAATGGTGGCTCCAATCTCCCCACTGGGCGGGAACGCTGATGCTTATGTTCCCCATCCAGTTGAAGTCGAAGTGGGAGGCGCTACTGTTTTCGTATTAGCTGTCGAAGATTTTAAACAATTTTAG
- the tmk gene encoding dTMP kinase produces the protein MAGIFITLEGPDGAGKTTQVKKLADWLKELAVPHVVTREPGGTPISDAIRALLLDPNHKEMASPTEILLYAASRAQHVEEKIKPALAKGWVVLCDRFVDASIAYQGYGLEMPVEEIEKINQFATGGLKPTRTYLIDLSPEVGKQRLQARVSPGGAELDRIEQKQISYHERVREGFYRIYKENEERMVLIDGNRQQEELFEVIKEDLEALLRQNQFLK, from the coding sequence GTGGCGGGTATATTTATTACACTAGAAGGTCCAGATGGAGCAGGAAAAACAACACAAGTTAAAAAGTTGGCTGATTGGCTCAAAGAACTAGCTGTCCCGCATGTGGTGACGCGAGAGCCGGGTGGAACGCCAATTAGTGACGCAATACGGGCATTGTTATTAGACCCCAACCACAAGGAAATGGCCTCTCCGACAGAGATTTTACTCTATGCCGCTTCTCGTGCCCAGCATGTGGAAGAAAAGATAAAACCAGCGCTTGCCAAAGGATGGGTGGTGCTCTGCGATCGGTTTGTAGATGCTTCAATCGCTTATCAAGGCTACGGATTAGAAATGCCTGTTGAGGAAATAGAAAAAATCAATCAATTTGCTACTGGCGGACTCAAGCCGACTCGGACGTATCTCATCGATCTTTCACCCGAAGTTGGAAAGCAGCGCCTTCAAGCAAGAGTAAGTCCTGGTGGTGCCGAGCTCGATCGAATTGAACAGAAACAAATCAGCTACCATGAAAGGGTTCGTGAAGGGTTTTATAGAATATATAAGGAAAATGAAGAGCGCATGGTTCTCATTGATGGAAATAGGCAGCAAGAGGAGCTTTTTGAGGTCATAAAGGAAGATCTTGAGGCGTTATTAAGACAAAATCAATTTTTGAAATAA
- a CDS encoding aminotransferase class I/II-fold pyridoxal phosphate-dependent enzyme produces the protein MDHNRTPIMEALQVYEQREIYSFHVPGHKSGKVWPDHKKAYFKDILRIDATELEGLDDLYAPAGALLEAELLLSDYYQTKHSFLLVNGSTVGNLTMILSSCHPGDTLLVQRNAHQSIFNALKLANVKAVFLEPVRDPFTKMGVGLTEETLVQALQQFPEAKGLVLTYPNYYGQTLPVEKVILLAKQAGLGVMVDEAHGPHFKWGFPFPSSCLEYGADMVVHSAHKLLPSMTMGAYLHLNSDWVSKDRVLNTIKMLQTSSPSYPIMASLDIGRSFLATLEPSGVSQILGSIKWFKKQLTLMGFRVDPTPLGQADPLKLAIQREGYTGYELKRRFESVGLYPEMADSFNLLLVLGWDLHPPFDDIIDGLSQMEWEIRPSKPERPTVPLPLRLQAIPFTRMASEETELIRLTTANGKRTAENVVPYPPGVPVLIEGEEITEEAIQAIYGWKQNQVVIHGLIEKEGDLWIKINKR, from the coding sequence ATGGATCATAATCGGACACCAATTATGGAGGCCCTTCAGGTTTATGAGCAGAGAGAAATTTATTCGTTTCATGTTCCTGGCCATAAATCGGGGAAAGTCTGGCCCGACCATAAAAAGGCTTACTTCAAAGATATTTTAAGAATTGATGCGACAGAGTTAGAAGGACTCGATGATTTATATGCTCCAGCCGGTGCGCTGCTTGAGGCTGAACTTTTATTAAGTGATTATTATCAAACGAAACATAGTTTTCTTTTAGTGAATGGGTCGACAGTCGGTAATTTAACGATGATTCTTTCTAGCTGTCACCCTGGAGATACACTCCTTGTTCAGCGAAACGCTCATCAGTCTATTTTTAATGCTTTAAAATTGGCGAATGTGAAGGCTGTATTCCTGGAGCCCGTTAGAGACCCTTTTACAAAAATGGGAGTGGGCCTTACGGAAGAGACGCTTGTGCAAGCTTTGCAACAGTTTCCTGAGGCAAAGGGGCTTGTTCTAACGTATCCCAATTATTATGGGCAGACTTTACCGGTAGAAAAAGTGATTCTTTTAGCTAAACAAGCGGGCTTAGGTGTGATGGTAGATGAGGCGCATGGCCCTCATTTTAAATGGGGATTTCCCTTTCCATCCAGTTGTTTGGAATACGGAGCCGATATGGTTGTCCACTCGGCCCACAAATTGCTCCCCTCGATGACAATGGGGGCGTATCTTCATCTGAACTCTGATTGGGTCTCGAAGGATAGGGTTTTAAATACAATAAAGATGCTGCAAACATCAAGTCCATCTTATCCCATTATGGCCTCTCTCGATATCGGTCGTTCTTTCCTGGCAACGCTTGAACCTAGCGGGGTGTCCCAAATCCTTGGGTCCATTAAATGGTTTAAGAAGCAGTTGACTTTAATGGGATTTAGAGTTGACCCAACCCCATTAGGACAGGCTGATCCTTTGAAGCTTGCGATCCAGAGAGAGGGTTATACAGGTTATGAATTAAAAAGGCGGTTTGAATCCGTTGGGTTATACCCTGAGATGGCAGATTCATTTAATCTGTTGCTTGTATTAGGATGGGATCTGCATCCACCATTTGATGATATTATAGATGGCTTGTCTCAAATGGAATGGGAGATTCGACCCTCGAAGCCTGAAAGACCAACTGTCCCATTACCTCTCAGGTTACAGGCCATTCCATTTACTAGGATGGCTTCTGAGGAGACGGAACTCATACGGTTAACAACAGCTAATGGGAAACGAACGGCAGAGAATGTTGTCCCTTACCCCCCAGGTGTCCCCGTACTGATAGAGGGTGAGGAAATTACTGAAGAAGCCATCCAAGCTATTTATGGATGGAAGCAGAATCAAGTGGTGATCCATGGTTTAATTGAAAAAGAGGGGGACCTGTGGATCAAAATTAACAAAAGATAA
- a CDS encoding sigma factor G inhibitor Gin produces the protein MEAINLDHVPVNDTCIICDEKKDSGIYICNQLICHSCQKKIVETDVDDATYELLVKQLKKLSVTVHSTLTESNS, from the coding sequence GTGGAAGCAATTAATTTGGATCATGTCCCTGTAAATGATACTTGTATAATCTGTGACGAGAAGAAGGATTCTGGCATTTATATTTGTAATCAATTAATTTGTCATTCTTGTCAAAAGAAAATAGTAGAAACCGATGTTGATGATGCAACTTATGAACTTCTAGTGAAGCAGTTAAAAAAATTATCGGTAACCGTCCATTCAACATTAACGGAGAGCAACTCTTAA